The following are from one region of the Sandaracinus amylolyticus genome:
- a CDS encoding cystathionine gamma-synthase, with product MQSDRRHHIDTLAVHAGQEPDPVSGAVMQPIVLASTFAQPSPGQHKGFDYSRSGNPTRQALERCLAALEGGKHGMAFGSGCAAMTTLLHVLKPGDHIVAGDDVYGGSFRILDKVMKPLGITHTQVDLGDLRAFESALRPETKIVWLETPTNPMLKLVDIAAVSEIARKRGCLVIVDNTFATPVLQRPLELGAHAVVHSTTKYLNGHSDVVGGVVITSDDELAQRVGFLQNAMGGVPGPFDCYMVLRGVKTLHLRMQRHVESARSIAAWLEAHPQVEKVHYPGLASHPQHALANRQMKGPGGMISFVVKGGMPAARALLETVEIFVCAESLGGVESLIELPAIMTHGSIPAAQRAALGIHDGLIRISCGVEAHDDLHGDLERALDAARRAS from the coding sequence ATGCAGAGCGATCGTCGCCACCACATCGACACCCTCGCCGTTCACGCAGGCCAGGAGCCCGATCCGGTCTCGGGCGCGGTGATGCAGCCCATCGTGCTCGCGAGCACGTTCGCGCAGCCGAGCCCCGGTCAGCACAAGGGCTTCGACTACTCGCGCAGCGGGAACCCGACGCGGCAGGCGCTCGAGCGTTGTCTCGCCGCGCTCGAGGGCGGCAAGCACGGCATGGCGTTCGGCTCGGGCTGCGCCGCGATGACGACGCTGCTGCACGTGCTGAAGCCCGGCGATCACATCGTCGCGGGCGACGACGTGTACGGCGGCTCGTTCCGCATCCTCGACAAGGTGATGAAGCCGCTCGGCATCACCCACACCCAGGTCGACCTCGGCGATCTCCGCGCGTTCGAGAGCGCGCTGCGCCCCGAGACGAAGATCGTCTGGCTCGAGACGCCGACGAACCCGATGCTCAAGCTCGTCGACATCGCGGCGGTGTCGGAGATCGCGCGCAAGCGCGGGTGTCTCGTGATCGTCGACAACACGTTCGCGACGCCGGTGCTCCAGCGCCCGCTCGAGCTCGGCGCGCACGCGGTCGTGCACTCGACGACGAAGTACCTCAACGGCCACAGCGACGTGGTCGGCGGCGTGGTCATCACGAGCGACGACGAGCTCGCGCAGCGCGTCGGCTTCCTGCAGAACGCGATGGGCGGCGTCCCCGGTCCCTTCGACTGCTACATGGTGCTGCGCGGCGTGAAGACGCTGCACCTGCGCATGCAGCGCCACGTCGAGAGCGCGCGCTCGATCGCGGCGTGGCTCGAGGCGCACCCGCAGGTCGAGAAGGTGCACTACCCGGGGCTCGCGTCGCACCCCCAGCACGCGCTCGCGAACCGCCAGATGAAGGGCCCCGGCGGGATGATCTCGTTCGTCGTGAAGGGCGGCATGCCCGCGGCGCGCGCGCTGCTCGAGACCGTCGAGATCTTCGTGTGCGCCGAGAGCCTCGGCGGCGTCGAGTCGCTGATCGAGCTGCCCGCGATCATGACGCACGGCTCGATCCCCGCGGCCCAGCGCGCCGCGCTCGGCATCCACGACGGGCTCATCCGCATCTCGTGCGGTGTCGAGGCGCACGACGATCTCCACGGCGACCTCGAGCGCGCGCTCGACGCGGCGCGCCGCGCGAGCTGA